One part of the Halopenitus persicus genome encodes these proteins:
- a CDS encoding DUF7571 family protein, giving the protein MQPCQSCQAVIDEYILDKRLEPLRDLTVDDFNVCADCTTVVANACVECHGAVYVPRSRSTVPDYCPACRADRIDRTGRDPGWNRDPQSS; this is encoded by the coding sequence ATGCAACCGTGTCAAAGCTGTCAGGCGGTCATCGACGAGTACATCCTGGACAAACGACTCGAACCCCTGCGCGATCTCACGGTCGACGACTTCAACGTCTGCGCGGACTGTACGACGGTCGTCGCGAACGCGTGCGTTGAGTGTCACGGTGCGGTATACGTCCCCCGGAGCCGGTCGACGGTTCCCGACTACTGCCCGGCGTGTCGGGCCGATCGCATCGATCGGACCGGCCGGGACCCCGGCTGGAACCGGGACCCCCAGTCATCCTGA
- a CDS encoding cold-shock protein, with amino-acid sequence MANGKVDFFNDTGGYGFISTDADDVDDDEDVFFHMEDVGGPDLEEGQEVEFDIESSPKGPRATNLVRTE; translated from the coding sequence ATGGCAAACGGTAAGGTTGACTTCTTCAACGACACTGGCGGCTACGGTTTCATTTCGACTGACGCGGACGACGTGGACGACGACGAGGACGTCTTCTTCCACATGGAGGACGTCGGCGGTCCGGACCTCGAGGAAGGTCAGGAAGTCGAGTTCGACATCGAATCATCCCCCAAGGGACCCCGCGCGACCAACCTCGTCCGAACCGAGTAA